From a region of the Globicephala melas chromosome 19, mGloMel1.2, whole genome shotgun sequence genome:
- the CLEC18C gene encoding C-type lectin domain family 18 member C isoform X1, with protein sequence MLRLEPSPGLGGHRPGLLPVLLALLGMTWAEVRPLQLQEKQVPVPGALSKKESFLILSLHNRLRSRVHPPAANMQRMDWSESLAQQAQTRAALCGAPAPSPASVPRATPQVGWNVQLLPVSSASFIHVVGLWFSEGQQYSQAAAECAPNATCTHYTQLVWATSSQLGCGRHPCSGAQAEMEAFVCAYSPGGNWEVNGKTIVPYKKGAWCSLCTASVSGCFKAWDHAGGLCEVPRNPCRMSCRNHGHLNLSTCHCHCPPGYTGRYCQVRCSVQCVHGRFREEECSCVCDVGYGGAQCATKVHFPFHTCDLRIDGDCFMVSSEADTYYGAKMKCQGKGGVLAQIESQKVQDILAFYLGRLETTNEVTNNDFETRNFWIGLTYKTAKDSFRWTTGEHQSFTSFAFGQPDNQGFGNCVELQASAAFNWNDQRCKTRNRYICQFAQEHISRWDPGP encoded by the exons ATGTTGAGGCTGGAGCcctcccctgggctggggggccACCGGCCTGGCCTCCTGCCCGTACTCTTGGCTCTCCTTGGCATGACCTGGGCAGAGGTGCGCCCACTCCAGCTACAGGAGAAGCAGGTTCCAGTGCCTGGAG CCCTGAGCAAGAAGGAGAGCTTCCTGATCCTCTCCCTGCACAACCGCCTGCGCAGCCGGGTCCACCCCCCTGCAGCCAACATGCAGAGAATG GACTGGAGCGAGAGCCTGGCCCAACAGGCCCAGACCAGGGCAGCCCTCTGTGGCGCCCCAGCCCCAAGCCCAGCCTCTGTCCCCCGGGCTACCCCGCAAGTGGGCTGGAATGTGCAGCTGCTGCCCGTGAGCTCGGCGTCCTTCATCCACGTGGTGGGCCTGTGGTTCTCAGAGGGGCAGCAGTACAGCCAGGCAGCGGCCGAGTGTGCCCCCAATGCCACCTGCACCCACTACACTCAG CTCGTGTGGGCCACCTCGAGCCAGCTGGGTTGTGGGCGGCATCCCTGCTCTGGGGCCCAGGCTGAGATGGAAGCCTTTGTCTGTGCCTACTCTCCCGG AGGCAACTGGGAGGTCAACGGGAAGACCATCGTCCCCTACAAGAAGGGCGCCTGGTGTTCGCTCTGCACAGCCAGCGTCTCGGGCTGCTTCAAAGCCTGGGACCACGCAGGGGGGCTGTGTG AGGTCCCCAGGAACCCATGTCGCATGAGCTGCCGGAACCACGGACATCTCAACCTCAGCACCTGCCACTGCCACTGTCCCCCGGGTTACACAGGCAGATACTGCCAAG TGCGGTGCAGCGTGCAGTGCGTGCATGGCCGGTTCCGGGAAGAGGAGTGTTCCTGCGTCTGTGATGTTGGCTATGGGGGAGCCCAGTGTGCCA ccaaGGTGCACTTTCCCTTCCACACCTGTGACCTGAGGATCGATGGAGACTGCTTCATGGTGTCTTCAGAGGCAGACACCTATTACGGAGCCAAGATGAAATGCCAG GGAAAGGGCGGGGTGCTAGCCCAGATTGAGAGCCAGAAAGTGCAGGACATCCTCGCCTTCTACCTGGGCCGCCTGGAGACCACCAACGAGGTGACCAACAATGACTTTGAGACCAGGAACTTCTGGATCG GGCTCACCTACAAGACCGCTAAGGACTCCTTCCGCTGGACCACCGGGGAGCACCAGTCCTTCACCAGTTTTGCCTTTGGGCAGCCTGACAACCAGGG GTTTGGCAACTGTGTGGAACTGCAGGCATCGGCCGCCTTCAATTGGAACGACCAGCGCTGTAAAACCCGAAACCGTTACATCTGCCAGTTTG CTCAGGAGCACATTTCCCGGTGGGACCCAGGGCCCTGA
- the CLEC18C gene encoding C-type lectin domain family 18 member C isoform X2, with the protein MLRLEPSPGLGGHRPGLLPVLLALLGMTWAEVRPLQLQEKQVPVPGALSKKESFLILSLHNRLRSRVHPPAANMQRMLVWATSSQLGCGRHPCSGAQAEMEAFVCAYSPGGNWEVNGKTIVPYKKGAWCSLCTASVSGCFKAWDHAGGLCEVPRNPCRMSCRNHGHLNLSTCHCHCPPGYTGRYCQVRCSVQCVHGRFREEECSCVCDVGYGGAQCATKVHFPFHTCDLRIDGDCFMVSSEADTYYGAKMKCQGKGGVLAQIESQKVQDILAFYLGRLETTNEVTNNDFETRNFWIGLTYKTAKDSFRWTTGEHQSFTSFAFGQPDNQGFGNCVELQASAAFNWNDQRCKTRNRYICQFAQEHISRWDPGP; encoded by the exons ATGTTGAGGCTGGAGCcctcccctgggctggggggccACCGGCCTGGCCTCCTGCCCGTACTCTTGGCTCTCCTTGGCATGACCTGGGCAGAGGTGCGCCCACTCCAGCTACAGGAGAAGCAGGTTCCAGTGCCTGGAG CCCTGAGCAAGAAGGAGAGCTTCCTGATCCTCTCCCTGCACAACCGCCTGCGCAGCCGGGTCCACCCCCCTGCAGCCAACATGCAGAGAATG CTCGTGTGGGCCACCTCGAGCCAGCTGGGTTGTGGGCGGCATCCCTGCTCTGGGGCCCAGGCTGAGATGGAAGCCTTTGTCTGTGCCTACTCTCCCGG AGGCAACTGGGAGGTCAACGGGAAGACCATCGTCCCCTACAAGAAGGGCGCCTGGTGTTCGCTCTGCACAGCCAGCGTCTCGGGCTGCTTCAAAGCCTGGGACCACGCAGGGGGGCTGTGTG AGGTCCCCAGGAACCCATGTCGCATGAGCTGCCGGAACCACGGACATCTCAACCTCAGCACCTGCCACTGCCACTGTCCCCCGGGTTACACAGGCAGATACTGCCAAG TGCGGTGCAGCGTGCAGTGCGTGCATGGCCGGTTCCGGGAAGAGGAGTGTTCCTGCGTCTGTGATGTTGGCTATGGGGGAGCCCAGTGTGCCA ccaaGGTGCACTTTCCCTTCCACACCTGTGACCTGAGGATCGATGGAGACTGCTTCATGGTGTCTTCAGAGGCAGACACCTATTACGGAGCCAAGATGAAATGCCAG GGAAAGGGCGGGGTGCTAGCCCAGATTGAGAGCCAGAAAGTGCAGGACATCCTCGCCTTCTACCTGGGCCGCCTGGAGACCACCAACGAGGTGACCAACAATGACTTTGAGACCAGGAACTTCTGGATCG GGCTCACCTACAAGACCGCTAAGGACTCCTTCCGCTGGACCACCGGGGAGCACCAGTCCTTCACCAGTTTTGCCTTTGGGCAGCCTGACAACCAGGG GTTTGGCAACTGTGTGGAACTGCAGGCATCGGCCGCCTTCAATTGGAACGACCAGCGCTGTAAAACCCGAAACCGTTACATCTGCCAGTTTG CTCAGGAGCACATTTCCCGGTGGGACCCAGGGCCCTGA